From Leishmania infantum JPCM5 genome chromosome 15, a single genomic window includes:
- a CDS encoding 60S acidic ribosomal protein P2, with product MSTKYLAAYALASLSKASPSQADVEAICKAVHVDVDQATLAFVMESVTGRDVATLIAEGAAKMSAMPAASSGAAAGVAASAAGDAAPAAAATKKDEPEEEADDDMGFGLFD from the coding sequence ATGTCCACCAAGTACCTCGCCGCGTACGCTCTGGCCTCCCTGAGCAAGGCGTCCCCGTCTCAGGCGGACGTGGAGGCCATCTGCAAGGCCGTCCACGTCGACGTCGACCAGGCCACCCTCGCCTTTGTGATGGAGAGCGTTACGGGACGCGACGTGGCCACCCTGATCGCGGAGGGCGCCGCGAAGATGAGCgcgatgccggcggccagctctggtgccgctgctggcgtcgctgcttccgctgcgGGTGATGCGGCcccggctgccgccgccacgaaGAAGGACGAgcccgaggaggaggccgacgaCGACATGGGCTTCGGTCTGTTCGACTAA